The Celeribacter baekdonensis genomic interval GTGGCGTGGTCAAGGTCGGCGTCAAAGATGGCCAGATCGAACTGCGTGTCGAACAACCCGACGCCCCGCGCATCGGACGGCAGAAAAAGCCCCCCTGCTCACTGCGGAGTGATCGCAACACTGTTTGAAAAGGCCCCGTCAGAACTTGACGGGGCCTTTTTCACAGGCGAGCCTGTGCGCATATGATTGAGGGATCTCCCGATGCGTTTTGGCCTTATTCTACTCTGTCTGTCCGCCGCCTCCCCCGCATCGGCGCGTGATCCCGTTTTGTCGGTGCCGCTGAATTGCACCTTGGGCCTGGATTGCTACATCCAAAACTATGTCGATGCTGACCCAAGCCCGGGCGCTGCGGATTTCACCTGTGGCACCCTGTCCTACGACGGCCACACCGGCACGGATTTCGCCCTGCCCACCGTGGTTGACATGTGGAACGGCGTCGAAGTTTTGGCCGCAGCGCCCGGCACGGTCACGGCCACCCGTGACGGCATGGACGACTACCCGCAAGGCGTGGAAGCTGCGCCGGATGTGAGCGGCAAGGAATGCGGAAACGGCGTTGTCGTCGATCACGGCGGCGGCTGGAACACGCAATATTGCCATATGATGAACGGGTCCATTCAGGTCAAAAAAGGCCAGCGCGTGACCGCTACGACCGTCTTGGGCAAGGTCGGATTGTCCGGCCAAACCCAATTCCCCCATGTCCATCTGGCCGTGCGTCACGACGGCAAGGTCGTTGACCCGTTCAACCCAGAAGGCGTGATCTCCTGCGGACCAGAGGCGATTTCAAACGGGACGTTGTGGAACGCAGACATGAACTATGTGCCCGGCGGATTGCTGTCCATCGGGGTCAGCACCGAAATGCCGGCGTATGATATGGTCAAAGCGGGCACCGCCGGCAAAGGCCAGTTTTCCACATCCGATCCGGCCTTAGTGGTGTTTGGCTTTGCCTATGGCGGCTTGGCGGGCGACATCATGCGCCTGTCCATTTCCGGCCCCGAAGGCGAACTCGTCGGCTATGACGCCCCCATCGAGAAAGCCCAAGCGCAACTGTTTCGCGGCGCGGGCAAACGGTCCCCCGGC includes:
- a CDS encoding M23 family metallopeptidase produces the protein MRFGLILLCLSAASPASARDPVLSVPLNCTLGLDCYIQNYVDADPSPGAADFTCGTLSYDGHTGTDFALPTVVDMWNGVEVLAAAPGTVTATRDGMDDYPQGVEAAPDVSGKECGNGVVVDHGGGWNTQYCHMMNGSIQVKKGQRVTATTVLGKVGLSGQTQFPHVHLAVRHDGKVVDPFNPEGVISCGPEAISNGTLWNADMNYVPGGLLSIGVSTEMPAYDMVKAGTAGKGQFSTSDPALVVFGFAYGGLAGDIMRLSISGPEGELVGYDAPIEKAQAQLFRGAGKRSPGAWPPGGYRAMVQLIRNDHVIDQRQFDFAITE